A segment of the Eleutherodactylus coqui strain aEleCoq1 chromosome 6, aEleCoq1.hap1, whole genome shotgun sequence genome:
atttcaaagtATGGTACATCATTCTAGTAACCTGCAATAATAACATGGTAAGACATGGAATTatgaatttttttaattaaaatcaatTTTAATAGCCAATTACAAGACAAAGCTCTACAAGAAACTTTGAAGAAATCACTGGAAAGATGTGCTGAaatatttcttatttttacatattaTCTGTGACCCATGCAATGCATCATGTATTCTAGTTATTTCTTTTTCATAGGTAAATCCAAGCTTACATCTCATTTCTTCTGTGCCACAAGGAAAATATTTGCATATGTATCTGTAATGTGGGCACTTGAAGCGATATTGGGAATATTGTAAACTTCTATATCCTTAATACTGTATCCAGCGTCTATGACAGCATTCCTCACTGTCTCTTCATCCAAAGTCAGACTGAAGAAATTCTTCTCTCCCACCTTATAAAAGGAATTTCCAAGAACGCCAATCAAAACCAAGTGTCCTCCGGGCTTTAGCAGAGTGGTAATATTCTTCAGAGACTGGTAATATGAGTCAATATCTTGGCAGGCTGTTTCCAAGCATAGCGCTGTGGTCAGGCAATCCGCAGCAGGAATTACTATGGGATCTAATGGATTACTCTTTGTTACATCACACTTCAGAACTTTCTGGATACAGTTTCGTAATTTGTTCTCCTTTTCCACCCAATTGTTTCTGTTTTAAAGAAATATTACAAACACCTGATGACCACCAAGAGACCAGATAGAGCAAATTTCACAAAGAGGTCTTTTTCCACCCTGTGGGGCCAATGATACTTCATGTTGGTCTCCTCTGCTTGATATATCTAATGAACAGTTTATTTCCAAGAGTGACTTTTATCAACTATCCGCAGAACTATCCATCCTGAGAACAGGCGTCCCTCTTCACTATGGGCTCGCTGAATCTCCAGCAATGAGAATCagcttgaatggagtggcaatgaGCATATGTGGTGCTGCTCTATTCATCTTTAAGAGCCCCTTCCCATGTACATATTCGCGCATGAAAAATTTGCATCCgctatacacagaaaatagaaccaattgatttcaatgggttctttcacaagcACGTATTTCTCATGCACCACTGCATCATGCAAAAGAAAAACACACCATGTTCTTTTTTCTTGCAAATTTGCCAACCTGGCACTTCTGGCACTCATTAAAGAATTTGGCGATTTCACTGGCTGGAAGCATCGGGGCatatttttgcatgcgcaattgtgcacttCTTGCATGCGCCAAAAATACAGTGAAAATGCAGTTGTGCTTGCAAATACATGGCGTTCATTCTGCAAAATCACAGCGCTATAACGAGTGCAAATGtggatacgctcatgtgaagaagccttaaTGGGCGTGCCAGAGGTAGCGGAGCACTTTTACTCAACTACCTCCATCAGCCCCTTTCAAATGAATAGAGCTGCATCATGAATGCTCGTCCGACTCTCCATTTTTTCTTCACATCACTGCAGTAAGCACAATGCAGAGAAGAATGGGGGAGACACAGGACCCCCTTCATGGCATTAGTGGGACTCTtatcaatcagacttttatcaccaatcATATCGATAGGTGTTAAAAGTCAATCATGGGAATAACCTTTAAATAGGAAGGGGGGCATCACAGATAACCAAGACGAAATACTCTTCCAGAGATGTCCAGGGATTCTCTAGATATTTACCTCAGACCATTAAGAGCAGTGTCCCTTCCAAGGAAATTTGATGCTGATTATTTTCTAAAGAGTGTACATACTATAGAAGCAGTTAAGGCTACTGCTATGGGGTCTATGAAGGAAGGAGCCTCAAGTAAGGTTGTCCCATCCTTAATCTCTATGGCTCATGTGAACCTGCACAAGGCTCCCTCTCTACAGGGACCTTCAAGATAGCATAGAAAAACCTTGGTACTTTAATTGTGTCCCACAACCTCTTGACTGTGCAACATTTTCATGAATATATTGTTAGCTCTTTTGTAAGAATCATAAGCGAGGAATTAGGTTTTACAGTACTTGCTGATGGGCTATTACTGTTGTGCATATACTCTTtatatatagattattattatgaTTTACATTAGTATTTATAAAGTGTTGTACATGAATGATCTACCTGTCACCTTCCAGGTCACAAACGGTCTTCACAATCTCTGACCAATCAAAAGTTCCCAGATCTCTTCTTAACCATCTCTCCAGCTCCTGCCTATTGCTATCAGTAAAGTCAGTTGAAATGATTTGAGGAAAGGATTCACATGCAGAGAGAAGATGGTATATGGCTGGTCCAGTTCCAATATCAACCAAAACATCTCCGGTAAtaccacctaaaaaaaaaagagtattaaAATGGAAATTGGTCATGACATCTCTGATTAGTGGAAAACTGACCTCTGGTATCTGAACAGATCATGAGAACTCTTCAGTGAAATGAGAAGGAAATCACTTAGAAAAGTGTAAGGCTATATGCACACGGACAAGAAAAAAGTTTTGCCTGAGATTTTTGGGCACAACGTGATTCGTTCAGCATCCCATCCATATGTTGTCTGATGTGTGGGAGGCCACACATtaacacgtgttttttttttgttagaatatttgacaaaataagacatgctgcaatttttttttatttggccaAATAGACAGAGTACAAAAAGAACCTGTGTGCATACACTCATTCAAATGACTTTTGAATCAATTTTTCTTTCTGAAAATCAGATGGAAAAAAATCCAATATCCATGCCGCAGAAAATAGGCAGCATCTCCAAAATAGAAACAGAATCAAAAACTGAACCACCTGcgcagattttgactcaaaatcaaaCATGTATCTGCAGCTGCTTACAGCAGATACAGTGCTTCCCTCACCTCCCAAGTGCAATCTTTCACCTGGTACTCGGTGGCCTCTAGAGAGTGCAGCAACTCTGGTTAGGTGATACAGAAGCTGACAATCACAGGGATTTTGTACCTGGACatactacagatatggcttctgctgcaGCTGAAAGAGGAACTCTCAGGTTTCATCTTCTAACAGGATGGGGCACCCCCCATTTTACAGTGAAGTCAGATGTGAGCTCACTGGGCAACTACCAAATagatggattggccatgcaggtTGTGATGATAATGGACTTCTTCCTTGGTCTCCCCATTCCCCagaccttacaccttgtgattttTCTCTCTAGGGGAGTGTTAAAGatagagtctacatgccacccTTACCAACTCGCTATGCATGATCTGAAAGTatgcatcacagaagccattgtatCAATTAGTCATGATGCGCTGCAACGTGTATGCCAGGAAATTAACTACAGGCTCAATGTTTGTCGGGTAACAAAGGGGGATCACACTGCTTacctgatgtggaaaacatttttgatgttgtagaacaaaactttttgagtttctgtgtGCATTGGTATCAAATTTATGTGATCTGAATGCTATTAAACAAGAGTTATGTGTTTCAAATcatgaagatcatttgtaataatgaccctggatagaaaagatgtacaacttataccagctataaatatataattatgcATCAGAAGATGCctatgttataccagcatgctcaatatcCCTGCATAGAAGATGATATATAACATATACCGATTGTACCTATATGATGAaggtgcccaggttataccagcatgacccATATCACACATACAagaagatgtataacctataccagctgtatataccATGAGAGCCCCAGGTTATTCCAGCTTGGTCTTTATTACTTAATGCAAGAACATATATAACTTGTACAATAAGTACATAATTACATACCAGGAGATGGCCAGGCTATACCAATTTTGTCTATATCAGAAGGGATGTACTTACCTGGTCCAAATGTCTCAAAGCATTTTTTTAGTCGGAATTTTAGAATGTCGTCTCTTCCAGATCCCAAACTACAGAAGGAAGCCAGATATGCTTTGGAGTCAAAGCTGGACTGATATACTTCCCCTCCAGTAAAATCCATCTTGAAAAATAGGAATGATCTTGTATGTAGTCAGCTGTAGAAGTGGTGACTGATATAACCCTTGCTCTCAGTCAGAGCCTCAACCATTAATGATTAATGTGGTGCTCGCTGTTATACATTTGTGCATGTAGCATGACCTAAAAATATCAGGATTACTCAACTTCCAGTTGCTATTCTGAAACTGCAAGTCTGCTGTCCTAAAGAATCTGCTGGCAGAAGACGAGTgcttgcctatctatctatctatctatctatctatctatctatctatctatctacagtggatataaaaagtctctgttaaaatgccatgtttttttcatgttaaaaaattTGACCAAGATgagtcatttcagatttatttccaccttcacctTAATGTGATCCATTATCTGtataattccattgaaaaacaaactgaaatcttttaggattaaaaaataaacattacaaaacttaaataatgtggttgcataagtgtgaacaccctctcatatttggggatgtggttatgttcagaattagccaatcacatttaaactcatgctaaatagtagtcagtactccgctgctgTTATTTATGGTGATTTTGATTCACCCCATATACAGGTCTGCTTTTCTAGTAGGATTGTCCTGACGTTTTCTTAGTTGCAAAGgccataaagagcttacagcacatcaaagggatctttGAGGTTTAACCCATTAGGGACCGAGCATCTTAAATTTATGcgcttggtcccgggctttaatcccgcctgatagtaaaaatatggcacgggattaaagcctctgcttctgaaatcaatcagaagcagtatgggttgtcagctgttagacacagctaataacccagaggaggagggagaaatggtttttaaccccttatgccttctcctttccctagtacacagcactcaatgagtgctatgtactaaagagtgaaagtgtttcttccactacgcaagatggcagtcacatgaccgctgggaATCCCTAGCACAGCAGAGCTTCAGGCTCCTATCAGAccatgatcagctctgccagtgacaatTGTCACTAAAGATGGAGATAGTCAGCAGCACACAATAACACATCTCTTGTGGGAAGCTCAGTGCAAATGCACGCTCAAAGCTGGATCCAGCCCACGAATCAACAAACCAGATAAGTCTATAGAAAAGACTTGAGCAGCAGACAGGTGCAATATGAATCCTCCCATCCAAAGGATGCTTCTTTTATTTAATCCACATAAAGACAACGTTTCAGCTATAACATGTGACTTGATAAAGGCTACATGTTATAGCTGAAACATTGACTTTATGTGGATTAAATAAAAGAAACATCCTCTGGATGTGAGTATTCGTTTTGCACCTATCTGCTGCTCAAGTCTTTTCTATAGactactattgtcactacagggggcatGTTTTCCCTGTCtctgaatgttccccagaggtcttatatgacgtcttgggagacatagatagtaaaaaacataattacataaataagtaaaacaaaattgcagaatataataaaaatatataaataagaaagaaaataacccaaaaaacgtcaccgtatgtgccctgtaatccaaaatcatacatattatatatcaaaacgtccaaaacaaaataaggaaccattcccatactttattctaacgtaaatatactaatttaaaaaaaactatgaatgttaaaaaaaaacttttttttttagctttttaccccaataaaactaaaaactggaaaaaaattctgtgaaaaagatattaaaaatagccctatatgtcatgaaaaCAAAactcagcaaaaattattttggtaactgaagagaaaaaaatttgGGTAGTTAAACCACtacgtgggtaaaatccctaagagGTGTCTGGTACTtagggtacaaaacagcctggtccttaaggggttaaaggtttctGTCTGTGGAAGGAcaccaaaacatttccaaggcattacaaaTACGCAGTGAAGACGGTCGTCGAAAAGtgaattaaatttggcacaacagcgacattaccaagaactggatgcccctcaacaaagtattagatttagggcttattcagatgaccgtatatcggccaggttttcatggccggacgatatgcggtgtccctctctgcagggggaggaggctggaagagccgggagcagtgcactgagctcccgccccctctccgccactcggcactatttgcaatgggagggtatgGGACGGGTGTGGTGCTAGCCCcggaatttagctccaccccaccacgcccactcccattgcaaatagtggcgaggggcgggagctcagtgcactgctcccggctcttccagccacctccccctgcagagaggggcactGTATATCCgccaggtgtgaaaacctggcctatatacggtcatctgaagccgcccttagggtgTTCGTATTTATCCAAccacattataattttttttttgtctgtctgtctatctatctacatccttaggccttattcacatgactctATTTAGTGGCGGCAAAAATCTACACCATCTGAAacattagattccaatgtatttattcagatgaacgatttttgagcatgtaaaaaaaatgcagcagaaaaatAGCGCATATACGCTGCATCACAAGATAGAGtaggacctatcttttgatgaaataTGTAGCaagctccatagacttctatggaaaggggaaaaaaagggagagggagggagtttacctgcatccaaaACTGGGAAAAgaagtcagctggctctatttaggcattagtagtcattttgaggatttctgccaagtgatggatttccgtgctgcagcgtattgtttTGTAATCTCGCAGTAGTCACCCGTGTGAGTGGATGAaaatacgctaattaagatcgggacttgatcatgGCTATTTTTATTTATGCAATTTTACGGTGCGTATGGGCAAATGTAAAAATGCACACAGTTGTGTTAAAGAGGCCTTAAGGTATTATGGTCATGATAGATAATTACATGgattattcaaatgaatgggtaacTATGTAATACATAAGTGTAATGAATCCTCCTTTTGTTTGTCGCTTTCTGCTCTAGTTAATTGAGCGGAGTCCCAAGCTAGAGACCCCCTTTATGATGCACTGCACATAAATAAGGTATCGTAATGAGACATGCCTTCTCCATTCTGCTGGTTTCATattatcagagagcagtgcattgtgggaactTGTATGACAGTTATAGGGTTGGAAAGGATTAAGTCTAGAGATGTGCGTTATTCAAGTTGCGCTTTTCGTAaagttcgagagctctactcgagtaacgaaccccattgactaaaaaATAGGAGACTCTCTCCCCAAAAATTTGCCGTTGACACGCGCGCTgcaggcggggtcgaacacggcgtgatgctcattcgactaacaagcaccatcgagtacgctaatactcgaacgagcatcaaactcagcagagtacgttcgctcaactctaattaagtCTTTCACACTCACGAACTGAAAAACTTGGACCAAACAGCAGAACTGTGAAACCAACTTCATACATGCCAACAGGCGAACTCAAATGGCACAGCAGAACTGCAAACTAGACTTCATACTTGCCAACAGGCGAACAGACAGAACCGCAAAGCTGCAAAACGGCCTTCATACTCATAGACATAACTAAGAAACAGACATGAAACAAAGACTGACaagtgctcaaaacactcactggcatacctgcacacatagccagatggaataactatagaatgtatgagGCATCAGTTCAtaatttggccaagatacttaagcccaccaGCCCACtccaagggtcctcgttgttccACAGGTTCCTACTTTAAAGTAAATTATATGAGATTAGTGGCGCTCCAATGTGGGGTGGAGAGAATGACAATAGGCTGGAGTAAGATAAGTGGGAACTCACCCCAGACGTAACCGTACCCTACAGGGGGATCACGGTCCGTCCAAATGATCCTAAGCAGCAGGTGATGTCAAATGTGGATCCAAAGAACTGGTCGGAAGGACATCCCAAGGTGGGAGAGCATCATAGGGTGACTCTAGGTAAAATATACACCAGAGAGGGCAGAATACAAGGAAATACAATAAAAAAGCCCTGGTGCTCCAGTACAAaagagctatcagcaaacaaaaaTTTCTGCGCTCAATAAATAGTGTGTAACCACAAATAGTGATCTGTCAAAGAATaaataggagttacacttactgaggaggaggggggtatgatgaccatgagccccctccttgaagtgatgactcCTTCAGTCTCCAAATAGATGTTTTACCACACGTTTTAAAAGTGAAGCAATAGCACCTTTAATATCAAACTTCGCTAAAataacaggcaacgcgtttcagtgcacacaggcaccttACTCAAGCCAGtgcctgtgtgcactgaaacgcgttgcctgttatTTTAGCGAAGTTTGATATTAAAGGTGCTATTGCTTCACTTTTAAAACGTGTGGTAAAACATCTATTTGGAGACTGAAGgagtcatcacttcaaggagggggctcatggtcatcatacccccctcctcctcagtaagtgtaactcctatttATTCTTTGACAGATCACTATTTGTGGTTACACACTATTTATTGAGCGCAGAAAtttttgtttgctgatagctcttTTGTATTTTATTTCTTTGGGACCACTCTCTTTTGAGAGACCCCAgttatttctgcagctctcccccgggtattggaggatcaaaatagtGTTGATTTCCACTGAACGTCAACcctgaggcgctatctggttTTCCTCCTGGTGCTCCAGTAGATTGGTGTCCAATGAAGAAGGAACAGAAGGAGACTTACTTCGTAGAGGTGTCAATGCCTATGACACCCCTAAA
Coding sequences within it:
- the LOC136631424 gene encoding indolethylamine N-methyltransferase-like: MDFTGGEVYQSSFDSKAYLASFCSLGSGRDDILKFRLKKCFETFGPGGITGDVLVDIGTGPAIYHLLSACESFPQIISTDFTDSNRQELERWLRRDLGTFDWSEIVKTVCDLEGDRNNWVEKENKLRNCIQKVLKCDVTKSNPLDPIVIPAADCLTTALCLETACQDIDSYYQSLKNITTLLKPGGHLVLIGVLGNSFYKVGEKNFFSLTLDEETVRNAVIDAGYSIKDIEVYNIPNIASSAHITDTYANIFLVAQKK